The following proteins are co-located in the Bubalus bubalis isolate 160015118507 breed Murrah chromosome 21, NDDB_SH_1, whole genome shotgun sequence genome:
- the NKTR gene encoding NK-tumor recognition protein isoform X5, producing the protein MGAQDRPQCHFDIEINREPVGRIMFQLFSDICPKTCKNFLCLCSGEKGLGKTTGKKLCYKGSTFHRVVKNFMIQGGDFSEGNGKGGESIYGGYFKENVVFCKMKSTTKPAPHLDGVHVVFGLVISGFEVIEQIENLKTDAASRPYADVRVIDCGVLATKSAKDVFEKKRKKPTHSEVSDSSSNSSSSSESSSETEIEHERSRRRKHKRRPKVKHSKKRRKEASSSEEPRNKHIISPKGHSERSDTNEKRSVDSNAKREKPVVRPEEIPPVPENRFLLRRDMPLVTVEPEPKIPDVTPTVSDQKPSVSKSGRKIKGRGTIRYHTPPRSRSCSESDDDDSSETPPHWKEEMQRLRAYRPPSGEKWSKGDKLSDPSSSRWDERSLSQRSRSWSYNGYYSDLSTARHSDGHHKKRRKEKKVKHKKKAKKQKHCRRHKQTKKRRIVVPSDIESLKSSTRRVKSSCDRERRSRSSSSSSHHSSKRDWSKSDKDDQSSSTHSSRDSYRSKSHSQSYSRGSSRSRTASKSSSHSQSRSKSRSSSKSGHQRTASKSPRRTASQLSENKPVKTEPLRATVTQNENVVVQPVVAENIPVIPLSDSPPPSRWKPGQKPWKPSYERIQEMKAKTTHLLPIQSTYSLANIKETGSSSSYHKREKNSESDRSAYSKYSDRSSESSPRSRSRSSRSRSYSRSYTRSRSLASSHSRSRSPSSRSHSRNKYSDHSRCSRSSSYSSVSSDDGRRAKRKFRSSGKKSYTSNRRHSSSSEKALRNRYVKGRAKSSCHRKYSESRSSLDYSSDSEQSSVQVTQSAQEKQVQMEVNNKQERNRDKDKSRPERECPHSKKRTLKENLSDHFRNSSKPKRKNYAGSKWDSESNSERDVTKNNKNSPRPSSDKEEGEATSDSESESGEIHIKAKPTTKSSANTLLPDGNSAWKSSKQRSSTSDSEEFYSNSENTRAKPHKHKHSSKENIKREHTKKAKEKLKGKKDKKHKTPKRKQAFHWQPPLEFGEEEEEEINEKQVTQEAKEKKQVSENSETIKENIPQTDKPREDSSLSGKHSTTVSSDIDQSTKDDVKLSTSPVTVNTDENVVSSPPNIQHIEESIPSGAEDMLQADDNMEICTPDRSSPGKAEGASPLGNSRLDTPDISIVLKQDMAAEYPEAELRKQESSMSEIKMLGEMGKQDSGSASLTSAVESTIKNEVVEKSQTSLVDNKWKPLQGVGNLAAPSATTSSATDGKALTAMPEMKPQGLRIEIKSKNKVRPGSLFDEVRKTARLNRRPRNQESSSDEQTPSRDGDSQSRSPSRSRSKSETKSRHRTRSVSYSHSRSRSRSSTSSYRSRSYSRSRSRGWYSRGRTRSRSSSYRSYKSHRTSSRSRSRSSSYDPHSRSSRSYTYDSYYSRSRSRSRSQRSDSYHRGRSYNRRSRSCRSYGSDSESDRSYSHHRSPSESSRYS; encoded by the exons ATGGGGGCGCAGGACCGGCCGCAATGCCACTTCGACATCGAAATCAACCGGGAGCCGG TTGGTCGAATTATGTTTCAGCTCTTTTCAGATATATGTCCAAAAACATGCAAAAACTTCCTTTGCCTATGCTCAG gagagaAAGGCCTTGGGAAAACAACTGGGAAGAAGTTATGTTATAAAGGTTCTACATTCCATCGTGTGGTTAAAAACTTTATGATTCAGGGTGGGGACTTCAGTGAAG GTAATGGAAAAGGTGGAGAATCAATTTATGGTGGTTATTTTAAAG AGAATGTGgtcttttgcaaaatgaaaag TACCACAAAACCTGCTCCACACCTGGATGG GGTGCATGTTGTCTTTGGACTAGTTATTTCTGGTTTTGAAGTAATCGAACAAATTGAAAATCTGAAAACTGATGCTGCAAGTAGACCGTATGCAGATGTACGAGTTATTGACTGCGGGGTGCTTGCCACAAAGTCAGCAAAAGACG tttttgagaaaaaaaggaagaagccaACTCATTCAGAAGTCTCGGATTCCTCTTCCAATTCCTCATCCTCTTCAGAATCATCCTCAGAAACTGAAATTGAACATGAGAGAAGCAGAAGAAGGAAACATAAGAGGAGACCGAAAGTTAAACATTCTAAAAAGAGACGAAAGGAAGCAAGCAGTTCAgaagagccaagaaataaacatataataaGCCCAAAAGG TCATTCTGAGAGAAGTGATACCAATGAAAAAAGATCTGTTGATTCAAATGCCAAAAGGGAAAAGCCTGTGGTCCGCCCAGAAGAGATTCCTCCAGTGCCCGAGAACCGATTTTTACTGAGAAGAGATATGCCTCTTGTCACAGTGGAGCCTGAACC GAAAATTCCTGATGTTACACCCACTGTAAGTGACCAGAAACCATCTGTGTCAAAGTCTGGACGGAAGATTAAAGGAAGGGGCACAATT cGCTATCACACACCTCCAAGATCAAGATCCTGTTCTGAATCAGATGATGATGATAGCAGTGAAACTCCTCCTCACtggaaagaagaaatgcagagaTTAAGAGCATATAGACCACCTAGTGGAGAAAAATGGAGTAAAGGAGATAA GTTAAGTGATCCCTCTTCAAGCCGATGGGATGAAAGGAGCTTGTCCCAGAGATCCCGATCGTGGTCCTATAATGGATATTATTCAGATCTGAGTACAGCAAGACACTCTGATGGTCACCATAAAAAacgcagaaaagagaaaaaggttaagcataaaaagaaagctaaaaagcagaaacattgcagAAGGCACAAACAGACTAAGAAAAGAAGGATTGTTGTACCGTCTGACATAGAATCCTTAAAATCTTCAACCCGACGAGTGAAATCCTCATGTGATAGAGAAAGGAGATCTCGTTCTTCCTCGTCTTCATCTCATCACTCGTCCAAGAGGGATTGGTCTAAATCTGATAAGGATGACCAGAGCTCTTCAACCCATTCCAGCAGAGACTCATACAGATCAAAATCGCACTCGCAGTCTTATTCTAGAGGAAGCTCAAGATCAAGGACTGCCTCAAAATCTTCATCACATTCTCAAAGTAGATCAAAGTCCAGATCTAGTTCTAAGTCAGGGCACCAAAGAACAGCATCAAAATCACCAAGAAGAACAGCCTCTCAGTTAAGTGAAAATAAACCAGTTAAAACAGAGCCTTTAAGAGCAACAGtgacacaaaatgaaaatgttgtaGTACAACCAGTGGTGGCAGAAAATATTCCTGTTATACCACTGAGTGACAGCCCCCCTCCTTCAAGGTGGAAGCCTGGGCAGAAGCCCTGGAAGCCCTCTTACGAACGAATCCAGGAAATGAAAGCTAAAACAACCCATTTGCTGCCCATCCAAAGCACTTATAGTTTAGCAAATATTAAAGAGACTGGTAGTTCATCATCCtaccataaaagagaaaaaaattcagaaagtgaTCGTAGTGCTTATTCAAAATACAGTGATAGAAGTTCAGAAAGTTCACCAAGGTCAAGGAGCAGATCTTCTAGGAGTAGATCTTATTCCAGATCATACACAAGGTCTCGAAGTTTAGCTAGTTCACATTCACGGTCTAGGTCTCCCTCATCTAGATCTCATTCACGAAATAAATACAGTGACCATTCACGGTGTAGTAGATCATCTTCATACTCTTCTGTTAGCAGTGATGATGGAAGACGAGCCAAGAGAAAATTTAGATCCagtggaaaaaaaagttataccTCAAATAGAAGACACAGCAGCAGCTCTGAAAAAGCACTTCGTAACAGATATGTCAAAGGCAGAGCCAAGTCTTCATGTCATAGAAAGTACAGTGAAAGCAGATCATCTTTAGATTACTCTTCAGACAGTGAACAGTCAAGTGTTCAGGTTACGCAGTCAGCCCAGGAGAAGCAAGTCCAAATGGAAGTGAATAATAaacaagagagaaacagagataaaGACAAATCTAGGCCTGAACGGGAATGCCCTCATTcaaaaaaaagaactttgaaagAAAATCTTTCTGATCACTTTAGAAATAGCAGTAAGCCCAAAAGGAAGAATTATGCTGGGAGTAAATGGGACTCTGAGtcaaattctgaacgagatgtaactaaaaacaataaaaatagtcCCCGGCCATCTTCTGATAAGGAGGAAGGTGAGGCCACTTCGGATTCCGAGTCAGAGTCTGGTGAAATTCACATCAAAGCCAAACCCACAACTAAGTCTTCAGCAAATACTTTACTGCCTGATGGTAACAGTGCCTGGAAATCAAGCAAACAGCGCTCCTCAACCTCTGATTCTGAGGAATTCTATTCCAATTCAGAAAACACTAGAGCAAAGCCACACAAGCATAAACACAGCtcaaaagagaatattaaaagggaacacaccaaaaaagcaaaagagaaattaaaagggaaaaaagataaaaagcacaAGACTCCAAAACGAAAACAAGCATTTCACTGGCAACCTCCACTAGAATTtggtgaagaggaggaggaggagattaaTGAAAAGCAAGTTACTCAGGAGgcgaaagagaaaaagcaagtttCTGAGAACAgtgaaaccataaaagaaaatattccccAAACTGATAAGCCCCGTGAAGACAGCAGCCTTTCAGGTAAACATAGCACAACAGTTTCATCAGATATTGATCAGTCTACTAAAGATGACGTTAAACTCAGCACTTCTCCTGTAACCGTAAACACTGATGAAAATGTAGTCAGTTCTCCCCCAAACATTCAGCATATTGAAGAGAGCATCCCAAGCGGAGCAGAGGATATGCTTCAAGCAGATGACAACATGGAGATTTGCACTCCTGATCGGAGCTCCCCAGGAAAGGCCGAGGGGGCTTCCCCTCTAGGAAATTCAAGGCTTGATACCCCAGATATAAGCATTGTTCTAAAGCAGGATATGGCAGCAGAGTATCCTGAGGCAGAGTTGAGAAAACAGGAAAGCAGTATGTCAGAAATCAAAATGTTGGGTGAGATGGGCAAACAGGACAGCGGCTCTGCCAGCTTGACCAGTGCTGTAGAAAGTACTATAAAGAACGAGGTAGTTGAGAAAAGCCAGACCAGCCTCGTGGATAATAAATGGAAGCCCCTGCAAGGTGTCGGGAACCTTGCAGCACCATCTGCTACCACATCCAGTGCTACGGACGGTAAGGCATTGACTGCTATGCCTGAAATGAAACCACAGGGTTTGAgaatagaaattaaaagcaaaaataaagttcGGCCTGGGTCTCTCTTTGATGAAGTAAGAAAGACGGCACGCTTAAACCGGAGGCCAAGAAATCAAGAGAGTTCAAGTGATGAACAGACACCTAGTCGAGATGGTGATAGCCAGTCCAGGAGTCCAAGTAGATCTAGAAGTAAGTCTGAGACCAAATCAAGACACAGAACAAGGTCTGTCTCCTATAGTCACTCAAGAAGTCGATCGAGAAGTTCCACATCATCTTACCG
- the NKTR gene encoding NK-tumor recognition protein isoform X1: MGAQDRPQCHFDIEINREPVGRIMFQLFSDICPKTCKNFLCLCSGEKGLGKTTGKKLCYKGSTFHRVVKNFMIQGGDFSEGNGKGGESIYGGYFKEACSQDENFILKHDRAFLLSMANRGKHTNGSQFFITTKPAPHLDGVHVVFGLVISGFEVIEQIENLKTDAASRPYADVRVIDCGVLATKSAKDVFEKKRKKPTHSEVSDSSSNSSSSSESSSETEIEHERSRRRKHKRRPKVKHSKKRRKEASSSEEPRNKHIISPKGHSERSDTNEKRSVDSNAKREKPVVRPEEIPPVPENRFLLRRDMPLVTVEPEPKIPDVTPTVSDQKPSVSKSGRKIKGRGTIRYHTPPRSRSCSESDDDDSSETPPHWKEEMQRLRAYRPPSGEKWSKGDKLSDPSSSRWDERSLSQRSRSWSYNGYYSDLSTARHSDGHHKKRRKEKKVKHKKKAKKQKHCRRHKQTKKRRIVVPSDIESLKSSTRRVKSSCDRERRSRSSSSSSHHSSKRDWSKSDKDDQSSSTHSSRDSYRSKSHSQSYSRGSSRSRTASKSSSHSQSRSKSRSSSKSGHQRTASKSPRRTASQLSENKPVKTEPLRATVTQNENVVVQPVVAENIPVIPLSDSPPPSRWKPGQKPWKPSYERIQEMKAKTTHLLPIQSTYSLANIKETGSSSSYHKREKNSESDRSAYSKYSDRSSESSPRSRSRSSRSRSYSRSYTRSRSLASSHSRSRSPSSRSHSRNKYSDHSRCSRSSSYSSVSSDDGRRAKRKFRSSGKKSYTSNRRHSSSSEKALRNRYVKGRAKSSCHRKYSESRSSLDYSSDSEQSSVQVTQSAQEKQVQMEVNNKQERNRDKDKSRPERECPHSKKRTLKENLSDHFRNSSKPKRKNYAGSKWDSESNSERDVTKNNKNSPRPSSDKEEGEATSDSESESGEIHIKAKPTTKSSANTLLPDGNSAWKSSKQRSSTSDSEEFYSNSENTRAKPHKHKHSSKENIKREHTKKAKEKLKGKKDKKHKTPKRKQAFHWQPPLEFGEEEEEEINEKQVTQEAKEKKQVSENSETIKENIPQTDKPREDSSLSGKHSTTVSSDIDQSTKDDVKLSTSPVTVNTDENVVSSPPNIQHIEESIPSGAEDMLQADDNMEICTPDRSSPGKAEGASPLGNSRLDTPDISIVLKQDMAAEYPEAELRKQESSMSEIKMLGEMGKQDSGSASLTSAVESTIKNEVVEKSQTSLVDNKWKPLQGVGNLAAPSATTSSATDGKALTAMPEMKPQGLRIEIKSKNKVRPGSLFDEVRKTARLNRRPRNQESSSDEQTPSRDGDSQSRSPSRSRSKSETKSRHRTRSVSYSHSRSRSRSSTSSYRSRSYSRSRSRGWYSRGRTRSRSSSYRSYKSHRTSSRSRSRSSSYDPHSRSSRSYTYDSYYSRSRSRSRSQRSDSYHRGRSYNRRSRSCRSYGSDSESDRSYSHHRSPSESSRYS; the protein is encoded by the exons ATGGGGGCGCAGGACCGGCCGCAATGCCACTTCGACATCGAAATCAACCGGGAGCCGG TTGGTCGAATTATGTTTCAGCTCTTTTCAGATATATGTCCAAAAACATGCAAAAACTTCCTTTGCCTATGCTCAG gagagaAAGGCCTTGGGAAAACAACTGGGAAGAAGTTATGTTATAAAGGTTCTACATTCCATCGTGTGGTTAAAAACTTTATGATTCAGGGTGGGGACTTCAGTGAAG GTAATGGAAAAGGTGGAGAATCAATTTATGGTGGTTATTTTAAAG AAGCCTGTTCCCAAG ATGAAAACTTTATTCTCAAACATGACAGAGCGTTCCTTTTGTCAATGGCAAATCGAGGGAAACATACCAATGGTTCCCAGTTTTTCAT TACCACAAAACCTGCTCCACACCTGGATGG GGTGCATGTTGTCTTTGGACTAGTTATTTCTGGTTTTGAAGTAATCGAACAAATTGAAAATCTGAAAACTGATGCTGCAAGTAGACCGTATGCAGATGTACGAGTTATTGACTGCGGGGTGCTTGCCACAAAGTCAGCAAAAGACG tttttgagaaaaaaaggaagaagccaACTCATTCAGAAGTCTCGGATTCCTCTTCCAATTCCTCATCCTCTTCAGAATCATCCTCAGAAACTGAAATTGAACATGAGAGAAGCAGAAGAAGGAAACATAAGAGGAGACCGAAAGTTAAACATTCTAAAAAGAGACGAAAGGAAGCAAGCAGTTCAgaagagccaagaaataaacatataataaGCCCAAAAGG TCATTCTGAGAGAAGTGATACCAATGAAAAAAGATCTGTTGATTCAAATGCCAAAAGGGAAAAGCCTGTGGTCCGCCCAGAAGAGATTCCTCCAGTGCCCGAGAACCGATTTTTACTGAGAAGAGATATGCCTCTTGTCACAGTGGAGCCTGAACC GAAAATTCCTGATGTTACACCCACTGTAAGTGACCAGAAACCATCTGTGTCAAAGTCTGGACGGAAGATTAAAGGAAGGGGCACAATT cGCTATCACACACCTCCAAGATCAAGATCCTGTTCTGAATCAGATGATGATGATAGCAGTGAAACTCCTCCTCACtggaaagaagaaatgcagagaTTAAGAGCATATAGACCACCTAGTGGAGAAAAATGGAGTAAAGGAGATAA GTTAAGTGATCCCTCTTCAAGCCGATGGGATGAAAGGAGCTTGTCCCAGAGATCCCGATCGTGGTCCTATAATGGATATTATTCAGATCTGAGTACAGCAAGACACTCTGATGGTCACCATAAAAAacgcagaaaagagaaaaaggttaagcataaaaagaaagctaaaaagcagaaacattgcagAAGGCACAAACAGACTAAGAAAAGAAGGATTGTTGTACCGTCTGACATAGAATCCTTAAAATCTTCAACCCGACGAGTGAAATCCTCATGTGATAGAGAAAGGAGATCTCGTTCTTCCTCGTCTTCATCTCATCACTCGTCCAAGAGGGATTGGTCTAAATCTGATAAGGATGACCAGAGCTCTTCAACCCATTCCAGCAGAGACTCATACAGATCAAAATCGCACTCGCAGTCTTATTCTAGAGGAAGCTCAAGATCAAGGACTGCCTCAAAATCTTCATCACATTCTCAAAGTAGATCAAAGTCCAGATCTAGTTCTAAGTCAGGGCACCAAAGAACAGCATCAAAATCACCAAGAAGAACAGCCTCTCAGTTAAGTGAAAATAAACCAGTTAAAACAGAGCCTTTAAGAGCAACAGtgacacaaaatgaaaatgttgtaGTACAACCAGTGGTGGCAGAAAATATTCCTGTTATACCACTGAGTGACAGCCCCCCTCCTTCAAGGTGGAAGCCTGGGCAGAAGCCCTGGAAGCCCTCTTACGAACGAATCCAGGAAATGAAAGCTAAAACAACCCATTTGCTGCCCATCCAAAGCACTTATAGTTTAGCAAATATTAAAGAGACTGGTAGTTCATCATCCtaccataaaagagaaaaaaattcagaaagtgaTCGTAGTGCTTATTCAAAATACAGTGATAGAAGTTCAGAAAGTTCACCAAGGTCAAGGAGCAGATCTTCTAGGAGTAGATCTTATTCCAGATCATACACAAGGTCTCGAAGTTTAGCTAGTTCACATTCACGGTCTAGGTCTCCCTCATCTAGATCTCATTCACGAAATAAATACAGTGACCATTCACGGTGTAGTAGATCATCTTCATACTCTTCTGTTAGCAGTGATGATGGAAGACGAGCCAAGAGAAAATTTAGATCCagtggaaaaaaaagttataccTCAAATAGAAGACACAGCAGCAGCTCTGAAAAAGCACTTCGTAACAGATATGTCAAAGGCAGAGCCAAGTCTTCATGTCATAGAAAGTACAGTGAAAGCAGATCATCTTTAGATTACTCTTCAGACAGTGAACAGTCAAGTGTTCAGGTTACGCAGTCAGCCCAGGAGAAGCAAGTCCAAATGGAAGTGAATAATAaacaagagagaaacagagataaaGACAAATCTAGGCCTGAACGGGAATGCCCTCATTcaaaaaaaagaactttgaaagAAAATCTTTCTGATCACTTTAGAAATAGCAGTAAGCCCAAAAGGAAGAATTATGCTGGGAGTAAATGGGACTCTGAGtcaaattctgaacgagatgtaactaaaaacaataaaaatagtcCCCGGCCATCTTCTGATAAGGAGGAAGGTGAGGCCACTTCGGATTCCGAGTCAGAGTCTGGTGAAATTCACATCAAAGCCAAACCCACAACTAAGTCTTCAGCAAATACTTTACTGCCTGATGGTAACAGTGCCTGGAAATCAAGCAAACAGCGCTCCTCAACCTCTGATTCTGAGGAATTCTATTCCAATTCAGAAAACACTAGAGCAAAGCCACACAAGCATAAACACAGCtcaaaagagaatattaaaagggaacacaccaaaaaagcaaaagagaaattaaaagggaaaaaagataaaaagcacaAGACTCCAAAACGAAAACAAGCATTTCACTGGCAACCTCCACTAGAATTtggtgaagaggaggaggaggagattaaTGAAAAGCAAGTTACTCAGGAGgcgaaagagaaaaagcaagtttCTGAGAACAgtgaaaccataaaagaaaatattccccAAACTGATAAGCCCCGTGAAGACAGCAGCCTTTCAGGTAAACATAGCACAACAGTTTCATCAGATATTGATCAGTCTACTAAAGATGACGTTAAACTCAGCACTTCTCCTGTAACCGTAAACACTGATGAAAATGTAGTCAGTTCTCCCCCAAACATTCAGCATATTGAAGAGAGCATCCCAAGCGGAGCAGAGGATATGCTTCAAGCAGATGACAACATGGAGATTTGCACTCCTGATCGGAGCTCCCCAGGAAAGGCCGAGGGGGCTTCCCCTCTAGGAAATTCAAGGCTTGATACCCCAGATATAAGCATTGTTCTAAAGCAGGATATGGCAGCAGAGTATCCTGAGGCAGAGTTGAGAAAACAGGAAAGCAGTATGTCAGAAATCAAAATGTTGGGTGAGATGGGCAAACAGGACAGCGGCTCTGCCAGCTTGACCAGTGCTGTAGAAAGTACTATAAAGAACGAGGTAGTTGAGAAAAGCCAGACCAGCCTCGTGGATAATAAATGGAAGCCCCTGCAAGGTGTCGGGAACCTTGCAGCACCATCTGCTACCACATCCAGTGCTACGGACGGTAAGGCATTGACTGCTATGCCTGAAATGAAACCACAGGGTTTGAgaatagaaattaaaagcaaaaataaagttcGGCCTGGGTCTCTCTTTGATGAAGTAAGAAAGACGGCACGCTTAAACCGGAGGCCAAGAAATCAAGAGAGTTCAAGTGATGAACAGACACCTAGTCGAGATGGTGATAGCCAGTCCAGGAGTCCAAGTAGATCTAGAAGTAAGTCTGAGACCAAATCAAGACACAGAACAAGGTCTGTCTCCTATAGTCACTCAAGAAGTCGATCGAGAAGTTCCACATCATCTTACCG